GGAAGGTCTGATTTAATCTGAGACACACTTTAGAAAAGACTAAACTGATACAAAACATATATGATGAACCATAAAAAAAGGTTACCctgaattgaaaattttatcgtGTTGATAGGTATAGCTCATTCTGCTGTAAATATCTTACTCGAGTTCAATTGTTtctatgaaaaaattgaatttgatagGTTTGGCGCTTCAAATAATTAAGTTGTATCCAAAGCTTGTGAATTCTGTAAACCAGCACGGGTTATCACCTCTGCAGGTTCTGGCTGGGAAGCCTAATTGTTTCAAAAGTAGCACGCGGATGGAGTTACTTCAGAGTATTATTTACAATTGTAAGAATATAACTTTCATGCACCAACTGTTTCTAACTTTTCTACATTTATATAATCaaaatgtctaaatttttcACATTAACTAGAGTGCTGTCACTAATGATAATGGGTGATTTGTGTTGGCCAGGTTCGATTGTTGATGAGATTGAGGAAACAGATGATGTATGTTACAATGAAGAACACAAAACTCACCACTACCCAACGAACTATGAAACATGCGCCACCTTCTTTTCATTGTTGAAGAGTACTGGTGCGTCCTTGTACTTAGTATTATCATGTCAAAGTGATGATGTGTGTATACTTTATATATCATAGACTCTATGAACACCCTTTATATCTTTTACACTGTTACAGCAATAGGAAAAGATGACAAAGCTGCAAGCAATGACGAAGAGAGTAATGTCTCGCAAAAATCTGGTAATTTCCCCTGTTGTGAGTATTTCGTGATGCTACTCCTACCCTCCAAAACCAATCAAAGAGTGTAAATACCAAGCCATTTACCAGACATGTTCATttggttgaaagaaaaattatcttTCAAGCAATAAAATTTCTAcactttctccttttcttcaatttatatttcaaatctTCTTctgtctttaatttattttgtctcgATCCATCTATGCAAACATGTTTTGTGTCATGCATGTTATTTAAACGCTAGGGGCTTTTGAAAGTACTAATGTGTACAGTATTTACTGAAGCAGAGGAAGAGCAAGCAAAGAAATCAGAAAAGAAACGTTACGGGTTCCCACCCAATTGGGCAGCAGCGATCCGATTCCTAACTCATATGATGAAGCTCTTGCTAATCATTTGCGGTGTTGGTAAATCTATTTCTCTACCCATTGTTAGTCAAAATCATAGAGAAAGTGTCAGATGTGTTGCATCACTTCCTTTCATGTTTTTACACTTTCTTAAAATGAAGAGATTTTTTGCATACAACATATCcatgttaaaagtaaaattacttgACGTAAAAGAAGCAGTCGACAAATTGAAGTAGAGAAAGGTGAATgcattttcactttttctttgcaCAGAATGACTTTGATAACGCATGCAGGAGCAAATTGGATTGGTAAAATCCAACGAAAGAAGGTGAAACACATTCAGGCTATGCAAGTGATGAATAAACTAATCGAGAGTGGTTCTTCTTCTTTGTACAAGCATGATTATACAAGTATGAGTGTTCATGGGAGTGTGAAAAGTAGAAGAAAGCCGGCACCTATTCTAATTGCAGCAAAGATGGGAGTGAGGGAAATGGTTGAAAAGATCCTTGACACAGAACCAATGGCTATCCATGAGGTGGATTCTGAGAACAAGAATGTTGTTCTTTTGGCCATAGAGAACAGACAACCTCATGTGTACAGCCTTTTGAATAAGAGAAGTTTGATTAGGGAAACTGCATTTCGTCAAGTAGACAAGAATGGTAACAGTGCATTGCATCTTGCTGCTACCTACGGGAGTCATAGGCCTTGGCGTGTCCCTGGTGCTGCTATGCAGATGCAGTGGGAGTACAAGTGGTACAAGGTCAATATTCTTCCTATCTCATAAGAATTTCAAAAGGTTTTCACAAATTAAGAGTGCTCTTAACTTTAAGGAAAATCTACTTGTTTTAACTTCAAAGTATTCCTACAGTTTCAATATGATGGTTTTGGTTCCTgtgtttttcatcaaaatacGATATAAGGTTGAAGATGAAATCTTGTAACAGTTCTAGTATACAAAGATAAAAActatacttttcaaaattcaaggAATCAAAAgcattttatcatatattatatacgCGTAACTGTATAACGAATATGCAATGACATATCATGAGTTTTTGTGGAAATAAAATCGTATAATTATGTGCTTTAATCTATCCGtgtgaaataaaatttagtaaatatttttgtttttcttactcTTGTGTAAAAAGAGATCTCCCAGATGCATGATGTGTTTGGAGGTAAATATATCATAATgattgtggttttcagcttgtTAAGGACTCCATGCCACCAAATTTCTTTGAACGTTATAATGAGAACGGAGAAACAGCAAAGCAGCTCTTCATTAAAACACACCAAGGACTTGCGAAAGAAGGTGGGAAATGGCTCGCCAAAACATCAGAATCATACACACTGGTAGCAGCACTGGTTGCAACAGTTGCATTCGCAACCTCGACGGCTATACCAGGTGGTCCTGATCAACGCACAGGTTATCCATTACTTGAAGGAAGAACTGCTTTCAACATCTTCGCCGTAACATCACTAGTTGCACTATGTTCCTCTGTCACAGCCcttgttttatttctttcaatacTCACGTCTCGGTTCCAAGAAAAGGATTTTGCTTTGGACTTACCCAGAAAGCTTCTTCTGGGATTGACCACACTCTTCACATCTATAGCATCTGTCTTGGTCTCATTCTGTGCAGGGCATTTCTTTATAGTTGAGAATGAGCTGAAATTTGCAGTTTATCCCATATATGCTGCTACGTGTTTACCTGTGTCGTTTTTTGCACTTGTGCAACTCCCTCTTTACCTTGATCTCTCCTTGGCTATGATAAGGAAGGTTCCCCAGCGCAGCTATAAAGTGCACTCGCACGGAATGCATCATCATTATTAGCCCaagttattttttacaatttcatGTGCAGCATTGTTGTCTGTTAAACTACCATTTTTGGACACATTCATTTCCTTGTTCAAagaatctttcttttaattggtTGTTTCTAGGCAATTATCACGAGCGCTTTTGTTGTGAAgtgttaattttgaaaaaagaaaagaacatttcacactaatttattatttatacatatttctTAACTTTTACATGACTTGTCAAACTCTTAATAGGAAGAAGTCTTAGCGTTTTTCGTACAGCAAACTTATGCTTGGTGTAATGGTTATGGTTCAACTGCTGTGGGATTCAGTTGTTAGTAAATTGAGTGCTTTTGTTTTTACCATTTCCGCATCATTGggttatatattatgtataatctttttttacaacacttatatttttcaatcaaatacTATTTCAGCACATTTCTATTCCGTTTGTAGAACCCTACTGTGAAAGAGTGAAACTGCATGAGATACCACCAGAGCAACATGCTACGTTGGTTCATCTCACAAACACTAACACTAAGATTTACAGCCTCGATCTGCATCACTCAATTGTCCCAAAAGGAATGGTCAACTAAAAGACGAGGAAAAACACCTTTCTATGATTTCtacacaataaatatattaaccgGAGAGGGGGTAGGACATGTGTTGGAAAATATCTACATATGACCTAAACTACAAATTATAAAGAGGAAAAGTAAAAGTGGAACCCACTCTAATCACATTTAGTCACAGGTTCTGTTGTCTCTTTTCAACCATACGGTGGAACGAACGAGTTTTCTTCACATTGTCTGCAAAGAGTCTATGCCTGCAACCAAAATGTGCACATCAGGACTCAGCTACCATAGATACTGACACCCAAAATCAAGAAACCCATCATTGAAATGATGCAATTTTGTAGGCATTAAATTAGATATCAAAAAATTGGGAGCAGAAAATTCTTCTAAGAAATTGGCTAGCGTGATAATGGCAAACCCGCCAACCCACTACCTGAGGGAACATGTATCTAATGAAAGTTTTCTTCCCAAAAGAGAGATTCAATTCcttattaaaagagaaaaaagaaagtttataatAAGGTGAAAACGGGCCGTAACACAAGATTTGTCAAAGTCTGGACGGCAGGCTTATATAGGGAAATAAACTTAACGTTATAGATTCAAATTCATTGGTAATATGagcaaaagaacaaaaaatcagACCTTTGGTACTCTAGCTTCTGTGTAACTATGCCATTCAGCAACAGTTCTGAACTGTACACCATTGCCCCTGCAGGTGAAAAACATGGTATTCTAAATTTTCAATACGGAGAAAATTTCCCAAAGCCATATGAAACAGTTTCTCTTACCCTTCTCAAGAAAAGGCACCGAAAAGGCATAATCTTCTTCACAGGATAAGATCAGCAAATCATCTGGAACTGTGTGGCCGTTCAAAACCGACCTTACACTCTCCACAACCTTGGAAAATCgttacaagaaaaaataataattgagatAGATCAAATGTAATGTCAAAAGCTTGAGCCAAAAGAAAGATTTGTTCTATGTTACACACGTGTCTATGTTTTCAGAGAAAAGGAGGAAAACAATTACTTtgattatacaaataataatatagaacaattataaactttgattattattctatgatttgttcacaaaaaaTCGTGAAAAGAAGGAACTATCacaattttaaagatataattttCCTCGACCGTTTATGAGTGCAAGTAATGAATATACATGGAGAAAGATGTATACCTGTCCATGAACTGCTCTTGCTAAATTTGAAATCATCTCTTTACTAGGTTTAGTATTTGGGGTGATCAATACTCTTCGACCCTACAGAAAATTATGATCATTTTACCAGGAGCAACATGACAACAATGCATGTTTGTATATAAAAGAGgtttaattaaacttatatacgtcctaaaagttaaaatttggtTCACTTAGTTCTGGTGTAGGATTTTATCCCCGTAAGCCATGTTTTGCTGATGTGGTTTCATAATGAGGAACTAAGTTATAGCACTGAATTTTATGACATGATCTAAGTTGAAAACTAACCGTAAACTAATGGGGACTTAATAGCATCAAGTTGAAAACTATGGGAACAGCTGTTACAATTAAAATCAGAGGACTAAAGATAAAAGTGGTAGATAAGAGGATTATAAATCCAAGACTTGTTTATAAACAACAATGGTAAGTGAGCCTTATCTCACTGGGTAGGCTATCCATACACACAAATACGTTTggacataataaattaaaacaatttataagtGAGACCAAGAGATGGGTTCAATAATCCAGTAAATCTTTGATAAAAATCAGAATTAGAAATTGCTAAAAATTTGCATGATCTCTTCTAAAAACAAATGACTTTGGTACAATTACTGTTGGTGACAACAAATCCATAATccgataattttaaaaaaatactacaaaCTCATTTCACCACGCATGTCATATATTACCTTTAAAAGAGGATGCTGAACTGCTCGAGCGAGTGAAACTGGCAAGCTGAAACCTaactccttttccttttttgcaTCCCTCAATATGTGATTTCTCTCATCAATAAAACAGTTAGCTTGTCCGCAGCTCTCGATCCACAAGTGTGTGACCACCATTTTACCAAAAGCAATAGCTTCCAACATATTTCTAGTTCGCACAAATTCATCAGCTATGAAGTGGGTAGCATCTGCAATGGAGGATACCACAGAAACTCCAAGCCGTGCTAAAATCTGCTATGAGCACCAGAATATGTCTGAAAAACCATGCCTTTGCACTTACTAAtagaagtttaaaaaaaaaatcaaatgatacCTTCTTCTGATGCTTAATAATATCTTTGTCCAAGTGGCAGCTGTAAAGAACTCGAACATCAGTCATGTCCCTCCTCTTCCTTGAATCTTTAGACGGAGTAAGTAATTCAGGTCTGCTGGTACTCAAGCTCTGAAGTTCCTTGCTAAGAGGCGATGCACCGTTCACAGGCCTCTTATACTTTGATGGAGTTGAAGATGCCAAGTCAGATAACTTGCTCCTCTCTCTTGGCAATTCATCTGATCTGGTGGCTTCAGAATTACAAACATTATCCCCTGGGTTTGTTTTATCTAAATTTACCTCTAGTATTTTCCCTTGTTTTCGATCAACAGAAGATATTACTGAACTATCCTTCGAAGAAGAGTGATCTTTGCTATTTACATGTGATTTGACATCAGAATCtgttctcatttttctcttacCAGCAGTAGATTTCCCAGTATCTATAGGTTTTGCAGATGGTCTGGAAGAACAATCTAATGTCTCGGATCCTTTATCATGATTAGAAAAGTTCCTAATTCTGAGAGATCTCCTTCTTTTAGGACAATCCACAATATCCAATTCAACACCATCACTGAAACTAACAACACTTACCTTCAGAGCCGAATTCTCAAATTGACTCAATTTGGAATTATGACCTACTTCACAGTGACCAAAAGATCCTGTAGTAGATTTAGAATCCAATGATTTGGATGCCTGTAGGCCAATTCCACTTTTCTCAGGGGAATCAATACCTATATTCCTATCTCTCAAACTCTGGGACGATATATCAAGGTTTATTGATACATTTACTGATAACCGTCGTCTAGTTCTGTAGGCAATTGGTGAAATATGCCAAACACCATCCTGCAATTTCCTTTTATTGACTGAActaccttttctttctttgccaTCAGGATTATTCAACTCATGAAGTTCTACTCTTTTCAAAGCTCGAGCTGACTTTCTTTGTACATTTTTTGGAGACAAGGATATTCTACCATTTTCACTATCACTGGAGGTTTGGTTGCCTTGTGCATTTAACTTACTCCTCTTTGATCTAGTCATCACACAGTCATTTGTGTGTTGCCTGACTTCTTTAGTGTTTCTCTTTGATATACCTGAAGTTTGCAACATTGATTTAACATCAACTTTCCTTTTCCTGTCATATTGTCCCAAATGTTCCTTTGACGAAACCAGCCCCACTTTTCCCGTAGAAGAGTTATTGAGTTTATAACTTAAACCACTACGAGTAACATGAGCAGTATCATTATCAACAATATCCTTGATATTGCACAATGTTTCCATAGCCTCAGCAGCCATTTGAGTATCTGGTCCTACATCCAACATCTCCTGTTCTCCTGCATTAGCATCAGACTCCGTATCTCCTCCAGAGCAATCAGCCTTAAATTGTTTATCCAATTCATTAGCTAGATTGCGTTTTAACTTTATTGTTGCTTCTGGTATAACATTGTCCCTTGCTTTCAGAATATTCATCCCAAGTTTTGAATCAGAATGAACTACAGTCTTTCTATTATTAGGAATACTCtcgttttttttatcatcatttagATTTAGTCTGCATACTCTCCTTTTCTGGAATCCCGGCAACGACCTTGGCCTACGTGTTTCACCCTTAAGAAAATCATTCTTTCTCCTTAGATATATATCTCCCCCACCCTCATCCTCACGGCTATCATCCCATTCATAAATCCCAGTTCTTGCAGCTTTGCCTCTATCATTTACAGTCCTGGCCAAACTATGTTGCCTTTTTGTACTGGGAATGGATTTTGACTTTTGCTCCATATTATTAACACAGTTAGTTTCTTGATCAAACTCTGTGATATTCTCTTTAAGAAACCTATCTACAAAGTCAAGAGCATTGACCTGTGACAAAACTCCAGGTTCTTGAGAGTTAACGTAGCTTAACCCTTCCAAATCACCATGGTAAATAGGCAGCTTGTCTAAGTTGTTTCCTTCATTAAGAGAAGTTCCATTTGTTTCAATAGGTACATCATCATTGAAAAGTTTTCTCACTGTCGACTTAGCAACCTGACTCTTAAATCCCCCAACTTCCACACTATATTTCCCACTATCATTTTCCTGATCAATTCCCTCAACTTTCTTTGAACAACTAAGAAAGGACTCCCCTTTATCCGTTACAACCAGTGATTCCTGATATTGGTCACATCCTGATTTACCCTTGACCACATCCTTATTTTCTTTCGAATCTACCTTGTGAATGGCAAGAGCAGCTTGCCGCAAAGATTCTGCACGAAGAAAAGTAAACCGAGGTGGCATTGAACCtgagaaatatataaaatttattaagggAATTAAAATGAAACGAAACACAATCACATGTTacatttcagaaaaaaaaaattacaaaataatcaACCTAGCAATGTATTTAGTCCTACACAGAAAGCTAAGATAATCAATCAGATACAAAGTACGTGGAAAAACAAAGAAGCAGGGATACCACTTCCcctaaaaataaatgaaaaggataaaaaaaaatatggaaaactCGTCACCACACTCAACCAAATCAGTACGTATTTCACCCCAAACGTGAgctaattaaaacataatattggGATGAAATTCGTAGATAATGCAAAGTCATGATGTGTAAGCcaatttttatcttcttcaataTGCATGCCTACTAGTGCAAGAAATGGGTATGGACAGATAAAGTTTCcacaaaattgttttaattttcaattaccACTAAAATTGCTAAGATGCTATTAAACACCTAAGAATGAATAAGCCACTAACAAAATCGACAATGTTAAAAATCACCACTTGAAAATCGCCACTTTTTAGAACGCTGTTTCCATTTATTTTCATCCATCCACTGATGAAGTCTCGAAATTCACAGACACACAAACAAAAGCCATGACAGCTGAACAGTGTCAGGTACCTACCAAATTACCAGCAGCTCCCAACCAACGCACCCAAggaaaaaattagaaggaaaatcGGAATTGACTCACTCACTCACCAGAACGGTTTCGCTGCCACGATTTACCCTTTCTGCTATCCACTTCACCATTGTCACTGTCGACAGAAAGCTCATCATCATCGACATTCTCCAAAACTTGCGTTCTATCAGATTCACACACTTCGTCCAGCAACTGCGTCTCAACATCACCCAACGCCTGAGTTTCACTAGCGAGGTTCATCGCTTCGTTTTCCAAAATGTCGTCATCGCAATCAAATACCTGAGTTTCCCCGGCAAGTACCACCGCCTCGGTATCCAAAACGCCGTCGTCGTCGAAAGGCACGGTATCTTCGAAGTACCGCCACTCCTTGTCATCGCACTCATCGTCCTCCACGCCTGAGATTTCgccaaaacaaacaaaaatgttatatttgatgCAAAATTAGGGGTTTCAGTCACATGatagatataaaagaaattgaattgaatgaaaaagaaagcgACCATCGGCGTCGAATGGTTGAGTGTCTAAGTAATCAAAATCTGCGTGGATTCCATGATCATCCTTGCCGGTAGAATGGTTCGGACTCATCGCTGAAAATCCCTCTCGAAATTAGGGCA
Above is a genomic segment from Vigna radiata var. radiata cultivar VC1973A chromosome 10, Vradiata_ver6, whole genome shotgun sequence containing:
- the LOC106774921 gene encoding uncharacterized protein LOC106774921 isoform X1, with product MGSFEVGIDMAEIDIESLFNYAMKGQWRETLEAYKKNPGALEAKITKAEDTVLHLAVYLGQTNFVREVLDGINEEVCLNVLQMQNSKGNTTLHLAAEVGNVDMCHNMAKRDSKLICARNLEGETPLFLAAVHGKREAFLCLHDLKQNHHDDEDDSLVTKSNGNTILHCTISSEHFGLALQIIKLYPKLVNSVNQHGLSPLQVLAGKPNCFKSSTRMELLQSIIYNCSIVDEIEETDDVCYNEEHKTHHYPTNYETCATFFSLLKSTAIGKDDKAASNDEESNVSQKSAEEEQAKKSEKKRYGFPPNWAAAIRFLTHMMKLLLIICGVGANWIGKIQRKKVKHIQAMQVMNKLIESGSSSLYKHDYTSMSVHGSVKSRRKPAPILIAAKMGVREMVEKILDTEPMAIHEVDSENKNVVLLAIENRQPHVYSLLNKRSLIRETAFRQVDKNGNSALHLAATYGSHRPWRVPGAAMQMQWEYKWYKLVKDSMPPNFFERYNENGETAKQLFIKTHQGLAKEGGKWLAKTSESYTLVAALVATVAFATSTAIPGGPDQRTGYPLLEGRTAFNIFAVTSLVALCSSVTALVLFLSILTSRFQEKDFALDLPRKLLLGLTTLFTSIASVLVSFCAGHFFIVENELKFAVYPIYAATCLPVSFFALVQLPLYLDLSLAMIRKVPQRSYKVHSHGMHHHY
- the LOC106774921 gene encoding uncharacterized protein LOC106774921 isoform X2, whose product is MGSFEVGIDMAEIDIESLFNYAMKGQWRETLEAYKKNPGALEAKITKAEDTVLHLAVYLGQTNFVREVLDGINEEVCLNVLQMQNSKGNTTLHLAAEVGNVDMCHNMAKRDSKLICARNLEGETPLFLAAVHGKREAFLCLHDLKQNHHDDEDDSLVTKSNGNTILHCTISSEHFGLALQIIKLYPKLVNSVNQHGLSPLQVLAGKPNCFKSSTRMELLQSIIYNCSIVDEIEETDDVCYNEEHKTHHYPTNYETCATFFSLLKSTAIGKDDKAASNDEESNVSQKSEEEQAKKSEKKRYGFPPNWAAAIRFLTHMMKLLLIICGVGANWIGKIQRKKVKHIQAMQVMNKLIESGSSSLYKHDYTSMSVHGSVKSRRKPAPILIAAKMGVREMVEKILDTEPMAIHEVDSENKNVVLLAIENRQPHVYSLLNKRSLIRETAFRQVDKNGNSALHLAATYGSHRPWRVPGAAMQMQWEYKWYKLVKDSMPPNFFERYNENGETAKQLFIKTHQGLAKEGGKWLAKTSESYTLVAALVATVAFATSTAIPGGPDQRTGYPLLEGRTAFNIFAVTSLVALCSSVTALVLFLSILTSRFQEKDFALDLPRKLLLGLTTLFTSIASVLVSFCAGHFFIVENELKFAVYPIYAATCLPVSFFALVQLPLYLDLSLAMIRKVPQRSYKVHSHGMHHHY